The following coding sequences are from one Pocillopora verrucosa isolate sample1 chromosome 5, ASM3666991v2, whole genome shotgun sequence window:
- the LOC136281184 gene encoding uncharacterized protein, with protein sequence MFDSSLAKGREPLDFQLGNGKVIKGWEMGIKGICIGEKRKLIIPPHLGYGARGIQNVIPPDSVLIFTTELMSIKRKSLFDPKLLLQIGFWPLLAGVILYYLYRKASKKSGKPETKSSKKNKRK encoded by the exons ATGTTCGACTCATCCCTGGCAAAAGGAAGGGAGCCACTTGACTTCCAGTTGGGCAACGGGAAGGTTATCAAAG gttggGAGATGGGTATAAAAGGAATATGCATAGG tgaaaaaagaaaattgatcatCCCTCCTCACCTAGGGTATGGAGCTCGTGGAATTCAGAATGTTATTCCTC CCGACTCTGTACTAATTTTTACCACCGAGCTCATGTCCATTAAGAGGAAGTCGCTGTTCGATCCAAAGTTACTGCTGCAAATAGGATTTTGGCCGCTCCTGGCTGGAGTGATTTTGTACTATCTGTATAGAAAGGCATCTAAGAAATCTGGAAAGCCTGAAACAAAGTcgagcaagaaaaataaaaggaagtaa
- the LOC136281181 gene encoding uncharacterized protein: protein MPFNKLSAVVVIQNATVHHLKKAIQRHISLKLFREGGLHIISWTEANRESSTSHIKSLRKMKLTRFYPRQNIEPLGSVCICVGSLPVGLDTSKYKILIGNVLGETMEFCEVKSVFSSCAWTVPPWKPTPSNTGKLQKWWRSGGRHVHSFPETAQPLSSVQPLRGRPIIRAS, encoded by the exons atgccTTTTAATAAACTTTCAGCTGTAGTTGTCATCCAAAATGCGACAGTGCATCACTTAAAGAAGGCAATACAGAGACACATCTCACTTAAACTCTTCAGGGAAGGAGGTCTGCATATTATCTCTTG GACAGAAGCCAACAGAGAATCATCAACCTCTCACATA aagtctttaaggaaaatgaaactcacAAGATTCTACCCGAGGCAAAACATAGAACCCTTGGGCAGTGTATGCATATGTGTTGGTAGTCTCCCAGTTGGCCTTGACACAAGCAAGtacaaaattttgattggcAACGTTCTAGGAGAaa CCATGGAATTTTGTGAGGTGAAAAGTGTGTTTTCAAGTTGTG CCTGGACTGTTCCCCCCTGGAAGCCAACCCCTTCTAATACTGGTAAACTCCAAAAGTGGTGGCGGTCAGGGGGCAGACATGTTCACAGCTTTCCAGAGACTGCTCAACCCTTATCAAGTGTACAGCCTCTTAGAGGGAGGCCCATTATTAGG gcttcATAG